GCGCGGAGACGCGTGAGGTGACGCTGCCGGAACTGCCCAGCACGCGCGCCTACACCTTCACCGTGTCCGCCACCAACGCGGTGGGAACCAGCGACGTGTCGTCCGCTTCATCCGCGGTGCGGCCCCTGCCGATGCCCGTGCAGGTGACGGCCCTCTCGGTGCCCTCCTCCCAGGAGGGGTGCCTCTCCATCTCCTACACGCTCCGTCAGCAGGATGGAGAGCGCGCCGACGTCATCGTGGAGGTGGACGCGAAGGGAGACGGTGCCTTCCAGCGCGTCACCCAGGCCGGCTCCACCGACCACGAGGGCCTGCTCGCGCGCGCCACCTCGCCGGCGGGCGCCCCCCACCGCTTCCTGTGGAACCGCGCCGTCGACGTACCCGGTGCCTCCACGGCCCGCGTGCGCGTGAGCGCCCGGGTAGGCGGCACCGGACAGGACTCGAGGACGGTGGCGCTGTCCCTGCCCGCGGTCGGTCCCCGCTGCGAGCCGCGGATGGACACCGGCCGCGTCAGCACGACGCGGGGCCATCCCCACTCGGGCACGGTGGGAGACTTCGATCGGGATGGCAAGCTGGACCTCGCCATCGTCGAGCAGCCCCACGGCTCCTCCCTGACGCTGTTGATGGGACTGGGCAACGGTGGCTTCCAGCCGGCCCGCCAGCACGAGCTCGGCTCCTACCTGGGGGTGAACACCCGGCCCGTCGCCGCGGACCTGGACGGAGACGGCTCGCCGGAACTCATCTGGGCGGGCATGTACCCGGGCCTGAGCGTGGCGAGGGGCCTCGGCAATGGCGCGTTCGACACCGTTCGCGCCTATCGCTTGGGATTCGGCTCGGGGAGCGAGAACACGCACCAGGGCGTCGCCGTCGCCGACTTCGACCGCGACGGCACTCCCGACGTGGCCGCGGTGGCGAGTGATGGCACCCTGGGTCTCCTGTTGAACCAGGGAGACGGCACGCTCGGCGACTTCAAGCCCCTGGGACGCATGGGCTCCTCGGGAGCCAGGCTCGCCCTGGCCGACCTCGACGAGGATGGCCACCAGGATCTGCTGGCCGCGGGCATCGGTGCGGCCTTCGCCGTGCTGTCCAACGGGGAGGGCCCCTTCCGCATCCAGCAGGTGCAGGGGGCGTTCCTGACGCACGACCAGGCGCTGGGGGACTTCGACAAGGACGGCCACGTGGACCTGATCACCGCCACGTCGCAGGGCAACACCACCCAGCTCTTCCTCTTCCGGGGAGACGGCCGGGGCGGCTTCTCCACGGCGGAGCGCGTGGCCTCGCTCCAGGATGACACCTTCTACTGGGAACATGCCTCCGTGGCGGCGGCGGACCTGGACGGAGATGGCCAGTTGGACCTCGCGGTGAAGGTCGAGGAGGACAACACCCTGGCCCTGCTGCGGGGACTGGGGGATGGAACCTTCGCGCCCGGCCCGCGGCTGCCCGCGGGACGCATGCCCTACTTCGTCACCACCGCAGACTTCGATGGGGACGGCGTGTCCGACGTGGCGACGCTCCAGCAGTCAAGCGACGACGCGCGCGTGTGGCTCGGTGGCCCGGGCCGCACGACCCAGGCGCTGCTCACCGGGCCTGGCAGTCACTTCGCCACGGGAGACTTCAATGGGGATGGCTGGACGGATGCCGTCACCTCCACGGGGCCGGGCCTGGACCAGGTGGGGGTGAGCCTCGGTGGCCCCGGGGGCCTGTTGCCTCGGCCCGCCGTGGCGGTGGGGTCCCTCGTGCACGAGCTGCTGGTCGCGCGTGTGGACGCGGACGCGGCGCTGGACGTGGTGGTGGTGCGCGATTCCACCGACGGGACCGTGGGGCTCCTGCTGGGCAACGGTGACGGCACCCTGCGTCCCGGCCCCGACCTCTCGCCTGGAGGACAAGTGCTACACGCCGACGCGGGTGACGTGAATGGGGACGGAAGGCTGGATCTCGTCTTCCGCACCCTGCGCGTGGAGGGCGACTCCTACCTGAACGAGGTGCGGCTGCTGCTCGGCCGGGGGGATGGCACCTTCGAGCCTCCCGTCGTCCTGAGCGCCGGAGACAGCCCGACGCGAGCGCTACTGGGAGACCTGGATCACAACGGCACGCTGGACCTGGTGGTGCCGCAGGGGTCGTATGGCCAGGTCACGAAGGTGCTGATGGGCCGCGGTGATGGCACCTTCACGGACGGAGCCACGCTGTCGCTCGGGTATGACGTCTACCTGAACGAACTGCGCCTGGCCGACCTGGACGACGATGGCTTCCTGGACGCCGTGTACAGCGGCCACGGCGTGTCGTACAGCCTCTACGTGATGAAGGGCACCGGCACCGGTCGATTCGCCCATGTCGGCACGTACCCCGCGGAAGGAAACTGCTCCGGCCTGGACGTGGTGGACTTCGACCAGGATGGATGGCGGGACGTGCTGTGCGCCAACCCAGGCATGGACTCGGTGTCCCTGCTGCGGGGCGTGGGCCAGGGAGTGCTCGCTCCGGCTCAGGTCTTCGGGGTCTACGAGTACGCCGCCATGGAGCTCGCGGTGCTGGACGCGAATGGGGATGGCCTGCTGGACCTGCTCCTCGGGAGTGGCCTGGGCCTCTCCGGGAAGACCGCGCTGCTCCTCCAGCACTGAAACCCCCGGGCCAGTGTGGGAGCCGCGTGGACGCGTCGCGGCTCCCCCAGTCCGGGTCAGCGCGCCGGCCGCCGGCGCATGGCCAGCCACGCCAGCAGGGCGAGCGCGCTCCAGGCCAGGCCCGAGCCCACCGGGACGGTGGAGCAACCTCCGGGCTCCGTCACCGCCACCCCGGGCAGCACGCGGACCGGGAGCGAGCACGTCGCGGTGTTCCCGGCCTCGTCGCGAGCGGTGAAGGTGACGGAGTGCTCACCCACCGCGAAGACGCCGCCGCTGGGCGGGTCCGCCACGACGGTGGGCGCGGGGGTGATGCCGTCTCGGGCGACCGCGTCCGGGAACGTCACCTGGGCGCCCCAGCCGGCCGTGGCCCGGACCTCCACCGGCTCGGGGCACGTCACCTGGGGCGCGGTGGTGTCCCGCACGGTGACGGTGAAGCGGCAGACGGCGGTGTTGCCCGCCTCGTCCCTCGAGGAGACGCTCACCCGGGTGGTGCCTCGCGGGTAGAGCGCGCCCGAGGCGTGGCTCACCTCGAGCGTGGCCGTGGAGACGGTGTCCACGGCGGTGGGTGCCGGGAAGCTCACCGGGGTGCCCTGGGCGCTGGTGGCCTCCACCTGGACGTCCTCGGGGCACGTCACCTGGGGCGCGGTGGTGTCCCGCACCGACACCCGGAAGGAGCAGGTGCTGCTCAGCCCGGCCAGATCCGTGGCGGTGATGGTGACGCGGTGGACACCATTCGCGAGCGTGCTGCCCGAGGCGGGCTGGGACGTGAGCGTGGGCGTGGGCCGGACGCCATCCGAGGCCGTCGCGGGAGGGAAGTCCACGCGCGCGCCCTCGGGGCTGGTGGCCTCGACGGCGAGGTCATCCGGGCAGGCGAGCGAGGGCACCTGGGTGTCGCTGACGGTGACGACGAAGGAGCAGGAGGACGTGTTGCCCGCGGCGTCCGTGGCCGTCGCCGTCACGGTGTGCGAGCCGAAGCCGAAGAGGCTGCCCGGCGCGGCGGAGAGCGTCACGTGCGGTGGGGCCATGCGCCCGTCGGTGGCCGTCGGGGACCGGAAGTCCACATGGGCACCCGCGGCCTCGGTGCCCTCCACCGTCACGTCACCCGGGCAGAACACG
Above is a window of Cystobacter fuscus DNA encoding:
- a CDS encoding FG-GAP-like repeat-containing protein, which gives rise to MSLFVAWMVVGTACQSGNGPQPPPPNPPTPLAAPSAPGPVEAVAEVGGATLTWSAPAQEGGSPITGYRVDSEPREATLAVQLEATTARVTGLHAGVTYRFSVAAVNVVGAGPATSSAAVTLPDVPGAPVLLSARRGDAEVEVTWKEPGSDGGRPITGYLVTAHPQGVRVKVEAEARSAVVGGLTNGEPSTFTVRALNAVGEGLDSSASVRVVPATVPSAPTEVEATAAIREATVTWSEPASTGGLPVEEYVVTVEPGGMRLLKGAEARSATVTGLSNGTEYTFTVTARNEVGEGAGASASRQRTLNVPLAPGAVKATGGVRSATVSWEAPAGDGGSAITGYTVEVHPTGTHARVGAETREVTLPELPSTRAYTFTVSATNAVGTSDVSSASSAVRPLPMPVQVTALSVPSSQEGCLSISYTLRQQDGERADVIVEVDAKGDGAFQRVTQAGSTDHEGLLARATSPAGAPHRFLWNRAVDVPGASTARVRVSARVGGTGQDSRTVALSLPAVGPRCEPRMDTGRVSTTRGHPHSGTVGDFDRDGKLDLAIVEQPHGSSLTLLMGLGNGGFQPARQHELGSYLGVNTRPVAADLDGDGSPELIWAGMYPGLSVARGLGNGAFDTVRAYRLGFGSGSENTHQGVAVADFDRDGTPDVAAVASDGTLGLLLNQGDGTLGDFKPLGRMGSSGARLALADLDEDGHQDLLAAGIGAAFAVLSNGEGPFRIQQVQGAFLTHDQALGDFDKDGHVDLITATSQGNTTQLFLFRGDGRGGFSTAERVASLQDDTFYWEHASVAAADLDGDGQLDLAVKVEEDNTLALLRGLGDGTFAPGPRLPAGRMPYFVTTADFDGDGVSDVATLQQSSDDARVWLGGPGRTTQALLTGPGSHFATGDFNGDGWTDAVTSTGPGLDQVGVSLGGPGGLLPRPAVAVGSLVHELLVARVDADAALDVVVVRDSTDGTVGLLLGNGDGTLRPGPDLSPGGQVLHADAGDVNGDGRLDLVFRTLRVEGDSYLNEVRLLLGRGDGTFEPPVVLSAGDSPTRALLGDLDHNGTLDLVVPQGSYGQVTKVLMGRGDGTFTDGATLSLGYDVYLNELRLADLDDDGFLDAVYSGHGVSYSLYVMKGTGTGRFAHVGTYPAEGNCSGLDVVDFDQDGWRDVLCANPGMDSVSLLRGVGQGVLAPAQVFGVYEYAAMELAVLDANGDGLLDLLLGSGLGLSGKTALLLQH